In a single window of the Desulfovibrio mangrovi genome:
- a CDS encoding DMT family transporter yields MISLPPHLAGYAFVLLAAAMWALLGPVAKFGLAAGMEPLELAFWRAAMGSLLFGIHARRTNMVRVRGKDVPVFLIFGLVGVALFFGSYQLAVQGAGAALASILLYTAPAWVAVLSFIFFHEPLTRLKTLALALAMCGAGLVCLSGGIGNTVSMAGILFGLLSGFTYSLHYIFGKAYLRSYSSVSLYMWSLPAGAVALLPWVRFTAVSATGVIVIFVLGVVCTYGAYYAYCEGLKRLEATRVAVIANAEPVLAALLALWWWDELLSPSGYMGGALVLVAVILIVFDKSGNAPQEEGVSGCTKTESTESYDASPQTEPARETAL; encoded by the coding sequence ATGATAAGTCTACCTCCACATCTGGCAGGCTATGCCTTCGTTCTTCTGGCCGCAGCCATGTGGGCCCTGCTCGGCCCTGTGGCCAAGTTCGGTCTTGCCGCAGGCATGGAGCCCCTTGAGCTGGCGTTCTGGCGGGCAGCCATGGGCAGTCTTCTGTTCGGCATTCACGCCCGGCGCACCAACATGGTCCGGGTACGGGGCAAGGACGTTCCCGTCTTCCTCATCTTCGGTCTTGTCGGCGTGGCTCTGTTCTTCGGCTCATATCAGCTTGCCGTGCAGGGGGCAGGAGCCGCCCTGGCCTCCATCCTGCTGTATACGGCTCCGGCATGGGTTGCCGTTCTTTCATTCATATTCTTCCATGAGCCGCTCACCCGCCTGAAAACGCTGGCTCTGGCGCTGGCCATGTGCGGAGCCGGTCTTGTCTGTCTTTCCGGGGGCATAGGCAACACGGTCAGCATGGCTGGCATACTCTTCGGCCTGCTTTCCGGTTTCACCTACTCATTGCACTACATCTTCGGAAAGGCGTACCTGCGCAGCTACTCTTCAGTCTCGCTCTACATGTGGAGTCTGCCTGCAGGTGCCGTGGCGCTGCTGCCGTGGGTCAGATTCACAGCCGTCAGCGCTACCGGAGTCATTGTCATTTTTGTGTTGGGCGTTGTATGCACGTATGGAGCCTATTACGCCTACTGTGAAGGGCTGAAGCGCCTTGAAGCCACGCGCGTCGCCGTCATTGCCAACGCGGAGCCGGTTCTTGCGGCCCTGCTGGCGCTCTGGTGGTGGGACGAATTGCTTTCTCCGTCCGGCTATATGGGAGGCGCTCTGGTGTTGGTCGCCGTCATACTCATCGTTTTCGACAAATCAGGAAACGCACCACAGGAAGAAGGCGTTTCCGGATGCACGAAAACGGAATCGACGGAATCATATGATGCAAGTCCCCAAACGGAACCGGCACGCGAAACCGCACTCTAA
- a CDS encoding homocysteine S-methyltransferase family protein, translating to MPTLYDRVKSGEFLFLDGGTGTELTRRGLQHGDDPCWSARAVLEQPDLVRAVHEDYVRAGSDILITNTFRASPMMLEAHGLGERWEEINKTAVRLAYEAIENVGAKRQVHVIGSVSAIVPDGTRPPEEVRRQHSRQSQVLAAAGAEAILVEMINDTTQGRLALEGAKEAGIALWAGLSCSLNERREPVLSADGVLLDQALAQLLPVGLRVICFTHTMAADIGACLEVLRQHWTGPMGTIPHASRSPVPNQYAADTYTPEEYRAKARKWITSGVRILGGCCGVGPEYIRTAREGIQLLA from the coding sequence ATGCCTACTCTATATGATCGTGTGAAAAGCGGTGAATTTCTCTTTCTCGACGGCGGCACCGGCACCGAACTGACCCGCCGCGGCCTGCAGCACGGGGACGATCCCTGCTGGAGTGCGCGGGCCGTGCTGGAGCAGCCCGACCTCGTCCGCGCCGTGCATGAAGACTATGTCCGCGCAGGCTCAGACATACTCATCACCAACACCTTCCGGGCCTCTCCGATGATGCTTGAAGCCCACGGCCTTGGTGAGCGCTGGGAGGAAATCAACAAGACAGCCGTGCGCCTTGCTTACGAGGCCATAGAAAATGTCGGCGCAAAACGGCAGGTGCATGTCATCGGTTCTGTTTCCGCCATCGTTCCCGACGGAACGCGCCCCCCTGAAGAGGTGCGCAGACAGCACTCCCGGCAGTCTCAGGTGCTGGCCGCAGCCGGAGCTGAAGCTATTCTTGTGGAAATGATCAATGACACCACGCAGGGCAGACTGGCGCTCGAAGGTGCCAAGGAGGCGGGAATAGCCCTGTGGGCCGGTCTTTCCTGCTCCCTGAATGAACGCCGGGAGCCGGTACTCTCGGCCGATGGCGTCCTGTTGGATCAGGCGCTGGCCCAACTGCTGCCGGTAGGGCTGCGGGTCATCTGCTTTACTCATACCATGGCCGCCGACATCGGCGCCTGCCTTGAAGTGCTGCGTCAACATTGGACCGGCCCCATGGGAACAATACCGCACGCTTCCCGTTCCCCCGTTCCCAACCAATATGCGGCAGATACCTATACTCCTGAAGAATACAGGGCCAAGGCCCGTAAGTGGATCACCTCGGGCGTGCGCATTCTCGGCGGCTGTTGCGGCGTGGGGCCGGAGTACATCCGCACCGCACGCGAAGGCATACAACTGCTGGCATGA
- a CDS encoding response regulator — MKVVLVVDDDILNRITLNHMLGKNGYEVRLACNGSEALEILATEPIPDAILTDIEMPVMDGRALLHAFRKDDRWQDCKIPVIALTAHSLPEDREALLLAGFDALLGKPVERESLVSTLQSFLPPQAEGTE, encoded by the coding sequence ATGAAAGTTGTACTGGTCGTGGATGACGATATTCTCAACCGCATTACGCTGAACCACATGCTCGGCAAGAACGGATATGAAGTCCGCCTCGCCTGCAACGGCAGCGAGGCGTTGGAGATCCTTGCCACGGAGCCGATTCCCGATGCTATACTCACGGATATAGAAATGCCCGTGATGGACGGTCGTGCGCTTCTGCATGCGTTTCGGAAAGACGATCGCTGGCAGGACTGCAAGATCCCCGTCATCGCCCTGACAGCCCACTCGCTGCCGGAAGACAGGGAGGCTCTGCTTCTTGCCGGTTTCGACGCTCTGCTCGGCAAACCCGTTGAAAGAGAAAGTCTGGTGAGCACGTTACAAAGCTTTTTACCACCCCAAGCTGAGGGAACTGAATAA
- a CDS encoding putative sulfate/molybdate transporter, translated as MAIRFDRMELAGSLGDLGALLPLALGMIVINGLDPVGVFLCVGLFYLLGGAYYRAPIAVQPMKTVGAYAVATGVSATVIAASGIWLGALLLLATYGPVLNFLKRFIPVPVIRGVQVSTGSLLAMQGLKLILGESGLQKTVSEPQLGLDTLLGVPWSIILGVIALAAILTLLDSKRYPAAIMVVGGGFITGLLIKGAAFSIGFHGPNLLPFGLPSWADFAFALPMLVLPQFPMTIGNAVFANADLSHQLFPEEKERVTPKALCTTMGIACIASSLFGGMPMCHGSGGLAAHYRFGARTNGSNIIAGGLFITASVLLGPSLVDALHLLPLAVLGVLLLMAGLELCLTIRDLTERSGLFIVFFMLILSITVNLAVAFLVGILLCRFVEHRRIGI; from the coding sequence TTGGCTATTCGTTTCGACCGGATGGAGCTTGCAGGCTCACTTGGCGATCTGGGAGCCCTGCTTCCGCTCGCGCTGGGCATGATCGTGATAAACGGTCTGGATCCTGTGGGAGTCTTTCTCTGCGTCGGCCTTTTCTACCTTCTGGGCGGCGCATACTACCGGGCCCCCATAGCAGTCCAGCCGATGAAAACGGTCGGCGCCTACGCCGTGGCAACCGGCGTTTCCGCCACTGTCATCGCCGCTTCCGGCATATGGCTCGGAGCACTGCTGCTCCTCGCCACTTACGGTCCGGTGCTCAATTTCCTCAAACGCTTCATCCCCGTTCCGGTCATACGCGGAGTGCAAGTCTCCACCGGCAGCCTTCTGGCCATGCAGGGGTTGAAACTCATTCTGGGTGAATCCGGCCTGCAGAAAACCGTAAGCGAACCCCAGCTCGGACTGGATACGCTGCTTGGCGTGCCTTGGAGTATCATACTTGGAGTCATTGCCCTTGCGGCCATCCTCACCCTGCTCGACAGCAAACGCTACCCCGCCGCCATCATGGTGGTGGGAGGCGGATTCATCACCGGCCTGCTGATCAAGGGAGCAGCCTTTTCCATCGGATTCCACGGCCCCAACCTGCTGCCGTTCGGGCTCCCTTCATGGGCCGACTTCGCCTTTGCACTGCCCATGCTGGTGCTGCCCCAGTTCCCCATGACCATCGGAAACGCCGTCTTTGCCAATGCGGATCTCTCGCACCAGTTGTTTCCGGAAGAAAAAGAACGGGTCACTCCCAAAGCCCTCTGCACCACCATGGGCATAGCCTGCATCGCCTCATCGCTGTTCGGCGGAATGCCCATGTGCCATGGCTCAGGCGGCCTTGCCGCCCACTACCGCTTCGGCGCCAGAACCAATGGCTCAAACATCATCGCGGGCGGACTGTTCATAACCGCCTCAGTGCTGCTCGGCCCATCCCTTGTAGACGCCCTTCACCTGCTGCCTCTGGCAGTGCTTGGGGTGCTGCTGCTCATGGCAGGCCTTGAACTTTGCCTGACAATCCGGGATTTGACCGAAAGAAGCGGACTGTTTATCGTCTTCTTCATGCTCATTCTTTCCATAACCGTTAATCTGGCCGTTGCCTTTCTTGTCGGCATTCTTCTCTGCCGGTTCGTTGAGCACCGGCGCATCGGCATATAA